One window of Aerosakkonema funiforme FACHB-1375 genomic DNA carries:
- a CDS encoding alkaline phosphatase D family protein has translation MQNKPSQRLSRRQFLLNSALTAGGIVAGNTFSKSGLAQASGIVTSEKMRPQIPHGVASGDISGNSATIWSKCDRPARMIVEYSTNESFRNAQRIVGSAALENTDYTARLYLDDLPTNQQIFYRVLFEDLAYPNTYSAPVPGTFRTPPTGNRDIFFAWSGCSVGQGWGINPDWGGIKIYETIRKLNPDFFIHSGDNVYSDNPILSEVKLDNGKIWKNITTLEKSKVSETLAEFRGNYIYNLLDENVRRFNAQVPLLVQWDDHETRNNWYPGQMLNEDDRYQLVKSCDLLSARAKRAFFEYLPIRYDANDPERIYRAFNYGSNLDIFMLDERSYRGQNTANRQQVASAETAFLGSTQVRWLKNKLLASKATWKVIASDMPIGIIVRDGQTAFENFANGDGPPLGRELEIADLLRFIKQNNIKNIVWLTSDLHYCVASYYDPSKAQFADFKPFWEFAAGPLHGGTYGPQPIDNTFGPQVKYESAPAGMKQNLPPLEGLLFFGTVKIDSGTQRMTVAFIDVEGKIVYRVELQPESD, from the coding sequence GTGCAAAACAAACCTTCACAGCGGTTAAGTCGCCGCCAATTCCTGCTAAATTCAGCACTTACAGCTGGCGGTATCGTCGCCGGCAACACATTTTCCAAATCCGGATTAGCACAAGCGTCCGGTATCGTCACATCGGAAAAAATGCGTCCCCAAATCCCCCACGGTGTCGCCAGCGGCGATATCAGCGGTAACAGCGCCACGATTTGGAGTAAATGCGATCGACCCGCACGCATGATAGTCGAATATTCCACCAACGAATCTTTCCGCAACGCGCAAAGAATTGTCGGATCGGCTGCTTTGGAAAACACCGATTACACAGCGCGACTTTACCTTGACGATTTACCCACAAATCAACAAATATTCTATCGCGTTCTATTTGAAGATTTAGCTTATCCAAACACCTACAGCGCCCCCGTTCCCGGCACTTTTCGCACCCCACCAACAGGTAATCGCGATATCTTTTTCGCTTGGTCTGGTTGCAGTGTCGGTCAAGGTTGGGGTATAAATCCAGATTGGGGCGGTATCAAAATATATGAAACTATTAGAAAGCTGAATCCAGACTTTTTTATTCACTCCGGTGATAACGTCTACAGCGATAACCCCATCCTATCGGAAGTAAAACTAGATAACGGCAAAATCTGGAAAAACATCACCACACTAGAAAAGTCAAAAGTTTCGGAAACTTTAGCCGAGTTTCGCGGGAATTACATCTATAACTTATTGGACGAAAACGTGCGCCGCTTCAACGCACAAGTGCCGTTGTTGGTGCAGTGGGATGACCACGAAACGCGCAACAACTGGTATCCGGGACAGATGCTTAATGAGGACGATCGCTATCAACTGGTGAAAAGCTGCGATCTCTTATCTGCAAGGGCGAAACGAGCATTCTTTGAGTATCTGCCAATTCGCTACGATGCCAACGATCCAGAGCGAATTTACCGCGCTTTTAATTATGGATCGAACTTGGATATTTTTATGCTCGACGAACGCAGTTATCGCGGGCAAAATACAGCCAATCGTCAACAGGTAGCCAGTGCAGAAACAGCATTTTTAGGTAGTACGCAAGTACGTTGGCTAAAAAATAAATTACTTGCCTCCAAAGCCACTTGGAAAGTAATAGCTAGCGATATGCCAATTGGCATTATCGTTCGCGACGGTCAAACCGCTTTTGAAAACTTCGCCAATGGTGATGGCCCCCCATTGGGACGCGAATTAGAAATTGCCGACTTGTTGCGTTTTATCAAACAAAATAATATCAAAAATATAGTTTGGCTCACATCAGATTTGCATTATTGTGTAGCCAGCTATTACGACCCATCAAAAGCTCAGTTTGCTGACTTCAAACCTTTCTGGGAGTTTGCTGCTGGGCCACTGCACGGCGGCACTTATGGGCCACAACCAATTGACAACACCTTTGGCCCCCAAGTGAAATACGAAAGTGCCCCAGCCGGGATGAAACAAAATCTTCCTCCTTTAGAGGGATTGCTATTTTTTGGCACTGTAAAAATAGACAGCGGTACGCAAAGAATGACTGTTGCTTTTATCGACGTAGAAGGGAAAATAGTTTACCGCGTTGAGTTGCAGCCAGAGTCTGACTGA